From Leptospira kirschneri serovar Cynopteri str. 3522 CT:
AACCCAGTCGTATCTTGCGAGATAAGGAGCGGGTATAATTCCTTTTTTTTGAATTAAAAATTCTGCGTCCTGCGGACTACATTTAAAACTGATTGTAAATGGTTCTTCGATCATAGTGACACAAAACATTTTGTTATGAACAGAAAATACTAGATCCTTATCCCATTTAATATCTTCGGTCGTAACAGGAAGAGAAATACAAAACTTACGTATTGGTTCAAAAAGAGGGTTGTTTGTATGAATTTGAATCATCTTTTAAATTACTTCCGGTTTATCCGGTAGTTCGTTTGAATTTTGTTTTCCGGAAGGAAAGTATTTTTGAAGAAGGGAACTAAATTCTTCGATTGCAAAAAGAATACTTTTCAGGTAATGTTCTGAACGAAATCCGTTCTGCATTTCTTTACATATTTCGTCTAACGTGTTTTGGCCTATTTTTTTGTAAATTCCCCGATCCGCCAATAGTTCGATTTTACGGTCTATCAATTGAATGTATATTAAAATTCCTGTATTTTCTTCCGTGTCCCAAATTCTTTTTTGTGAAAATAATTCTTCGGCTCTTTGTTTTGCAGTAAGTCCTTGGATTATTCTGGAAACCGGAAGATTCAGTTCTAAAATGACTTTGATTTCACCTTTGTGTAGAACTTCCGATTTAGAAACCTCGGATTCTATTTTTTCTAAATCCTCTGTGCTAAAATATTTTTTAAAACGATAGGATTTGGATTTATCTTGTGAAAAATGGAAAAAAAACAAAAAGGATTCTAAAGTATGATTCCAAATTCTTAGGATGGCGGCTTTTTTGTTTGTATATTGATTTATCATAATATTAGATATTCTTTACCAACTTCCCGAAGCTCCTCCGCCTCCGGAACGACCCCCGCCGCCGCTCCAGGAGCTTGAACT
This genomic window contains:
- a CDS encoding MmcQ/YjbR family DNA-binding protein encodes the protein MIQIHTNNPLFEPIRKFCISLPVTTEDIKWDKDLVFSVHNKMFCVTMIEEPFTISFKCSPQDAEFLIQKKGIIPAPYLARYDWVQCENLKTLPFQELQKRIQNSYQLVWDKLPAKLKKVNQ
- a CDS encoding TPM domain-containing protein codes for the protein MINQYTNKKAAILRIWNHTLESFLFFFHFSQDKSKSYRFKKYFSTEDLEKIESEVSKSEVLHKGEIKVILELNLPVSRIIQGLTAKQRAEELFSQKRIWDTEENTGILIYIQLIDRKIELLADRGIYKKIGQNTLDEICKEMQNGFRSEHYLKSILFAIEEFSSLLQKYFPSGKQNSNELPDKPEVI